A region of the Veillonellales bacterium genome:
TTAATGAAACAGGGGCCGGTAATACGGCCCCTTATTTTTAATGGCGGTGAGAATATGGGTAAATCAAAAATAGAGTGGTGTGACCGTACATGGTCGCCTGTTACTGGTTGCACGAAGGTTAGCCCTGGGTGCCAAAATTGCTATGCGGAACGAATGAGTAAGCGGTTTGGCGAAAAGTGGGGGCTTCCAAAGGATGATCCGTTTAAAGTGACAGTACACCATGATAGGTTGGATCAGCCACTTCATTGGACAAAGCCGAGTAAAATATTTGTTTGCAGTATGGCTGATTTGTTCCATGATGATGTTTCGTTCAATTTTATCCATGAGATATGGGATATTATGAAAGCTTGTCCACAGCATACCTTTCTTATCTTGACTAAAAGGCCGAAAAAAATGAAAGAAACGCTTGAACGTATATATAGTTTAGAACGGCTAGGATGGGCAAAAGGTTTTTGGAATCACGTTTGGCTAGGCGTAACCGCCGAGAACCAAGAGCAGGCCGACAAGCGGATACCGATACTGCTGCAAATTCCGGCAGCAAAACGGTTTGTAAGCGTGGAGCCTATGCTGGGGACGGTGAATTTGAACCGATATATTATGCCATCGCAAAAGGCCAAAGGAACCCTATTTAATGCTCCAATAGAGCTTTCGGGAAAAGATCTTGCGGATTTAGTTGGCTTCCATTCGCTTGACTGGATCATCTGCGGTGGTGAGAGCGGTCCGGGCGCGCGGCCTGTGCATCCTGATTGGGTACGGAGCCTGCGGGATCAGTGCAAAATGTCCGGAACGGCATTCCTGTTTAAGCAATGGGGTGAGTGGGCACAAGTTGGCGAATGCGGCAATGAATCTGATGATGCTGAGTTTTATAACAAACATAATACACAACGTATTAATCATAATGGCGGCATGGGATATCACGGTGCAGGATCTATTTACGTTCAGCATATCGGCAAAAAGAAAGCTGGTCGCTTACTTGACGGACAATTATGGGATGAATACCCGGGGTGTGAAAGCAATAATGACTTGTAAGTGGGTGAGGAAATGCCAAGGAAGCGTGAAATTAAACCCGGATTTTTTAAAAATGAAGAATTAGGTGACATAGAACCTCTTGCTAGGTTGTTTTTTGCTGGCTTATGGTGTTGGGCTGATAGAATGGGTAGGTTTGAAGATAGGCCAAAAAAATTAAAAGCAGACATTCTTCCTTATGATGATTGTAATGGAGAAAGTTTAATGCAGCAATTAGCGGATCACGGTTTTGTCATTCGCTATAAGGTGAACGGTATTGCATACGGTCAAATTGTTCATTTTAAAAAACACCAAAATCCGCATCCCGCTGAAGCCAAAAGTGTCATTCCTTCACCAGATAACTTGCAAGTACCCGATGAGCAACCTGAAAGCAACCTGCAAGTAAGTTGCAATGAAGTTGATAATAACCTGCAAGTACCCGATGAGCAACCTGAAAAAAATCCTATGTGAAGTTTTTATGCGGGTAGTTAAGGTTTATGTTTGTCCGGTGTGCCAGGGAAGATATGATTCACGGGAAGAAGCTGAAAAATGCCGCTCAAAGCACCAAATTCAAGAGCTTGAAATCTGTTGTTGCGAGACGTGTGGCGCCGGTTGGTATGTTAATCATTGGGGAGTTGGCGGGGCTGTCAAGCTTGCAAAAGAGTGCGAACAGCAGCACAAAGTGGACGGTACCGAAGCTGAAACGGCAACACGCACATTCTTTTTGAGTGGTGGAGCTTTCGGCCATGTAAGATGTATTAAGAGTAAAAATATGGAATTTAATCAAAGTAAGCAGGCTATGAAAAGTTAAGCCTCGCGCACGGAAAGGGAAGCAACTTAAACAAAGGGTGAGGATGGTAAAAAATCTATTTTCGACTTATTCGTATTCGCAGCCAGGTAAGATATATTCCTGTTAATGTCAGGATGATAATCCCGATTGCTAAAAGATCAATCAACCATGATAAATTGATATTGCCGATTCGCCCTTGATGTAGCCCTTTAGCAAAACCGAAGATATTAAAAGTGGTTTGTGCAGGCTTTTCACTGATATTTAAAGTGGCTGGTTGCCTACTTCTGTCTTGAAGGGTTGATTTTTCATCACCTACTTGACTTCGTTCTACTCCTTGATGTGGAGTTCCTTTAGATTGGCCTGCAAGCCAAGGCTCCGCCAGAATAAGACCAGATATTGCTTCTGCAAGTAAAAAGAGTGCTAAGACGAGGCCTATCCATTGATGTATCTTTTGAACAGTAATATACAAAATTTTTCACCTCTGAGACTACTTTGCACATTTAAGAAGAATTTTATCCCAAGGCCAGCATAAGCCGGCCTAATATGGATTGAAAAGAGGAAGTACTTCATGTGCAATATTAGTATTGACCGGTTGGTTTAAATTTAAATAAATTAAAAGGGCCACCGAAGTGGCCCGAATGAAAGGAATGCTTCCTCTGTGGGAAGAAAGCAATTTAATTATACCATATTAGGACAAATTATGACATATTTCAACAAAAACCATAAGGGCACCGAAGCGGCCTTATGAGTAGAGTACTCCCATGGAGGACGGAAGCGGTAATAGCATAACCATGTGAGGGATTATTATGCAAGAGGGGCACCTCAAATAAAAATAAGGCTGGTATAAACCAGCCTAAAATGAAGGCTGTTTCCTGTATGGATCAGGAAACAATCTTATCATACCACAATTGAAAATGAATTTGGTTTACATAAATTCGATATACAAAAAGTCAAAAATTGTGGAGGGGTGGACAGCCATGACACACGCTGAAATTATTGCCGGATTGGAATCACTCATCGCCGATAGAAAGAGTTTTCTTCATGACGACGGCGACGGGACGGATGATATTTTTAGGCATGATATACAAGTCTTAGAAGCTGCGAAAGAAGCAGAACAAGAGAATAGGTGTTTGGAGCAGCAGCTTGTTGCAGCGCAGGAAATGATCATAGGCTTGCTTGATGATGCGGACGAGTGCCCGGAAGACTGCGGCGG
Encoded here:
- a CDS encoding phage Gp37/Gp68 family protein; this encodes MGKSKIEWCDRTWSPVTGCTKVSPGCQNCYAERMSKRFGEKWGLPKDDPFKVTVHHDRLDQPLHWTKPSKIFVCSMADLFHDDVSFNFIHEIWDIMKACPQHTFLILTKRPKKMKETLERIYSLERLGWAKGFWNHVWLGVTAENQEQADKRIPILLQIPAAKRFVSVEPMLGTVNLNRYIMPSQKAKGTLFNAPIELSGKDLADLVGFHSLDWIICGGESGPGARPVHPDWVRSLRDQCKMSGTAFLFKQWGEWAQVGECGNESDDAEFYNKHNTQRINHNGGMGYHGAGSIYVQHIGKKKAGRLLDGQLWDEYPGCESNNDL
- a CDS encoding PepSY domain-containing protein, translated to MYITVQKIHQWIGLVLALFLLAEAISGLILAEPWLAGQSKGTPHQGVERSQVGDEKSTLQDRSRQPATLNISEKPAQTTFNIFGFAKGLHQGRIGNINLSWLIDLLAIGIIILTLTGIYLTWLRIRISRK